In one window of Pseudomonas benzenivorans DNA:
- a CDS encoding GFA family protein, translating to MIAGSCLCGAVAYAIDQLDKPIGHCHCLTCQKAHSAAFASTAGVLREHFRWLRGEDRLASYESSPGKLRRFCSVCGSQLVAERAGQPHVIVRVATLDQDPGARPAQHIWTDHDRPWLATDELPRYPEWQPGR from the coding sequence ATGATCGCCGGCAGCTGCCTGTGCGGCGCCGTTGCCTACGCCATCGACCAGCTGGACAAGCCGATCGGCCATTGCCACTGCCTGACCTGCCAGAAGGCCCACTCCGCGGCCTTCGCCAGCACCGCCGGGGTGCTGCGCGAGCATTTCCGCTGGCTGCGCGGCGAGGACAGGCTGGCCAGCTACGAGTCCTCGCCGGGCAAGTTGCGGCGCTTCTGTTCGGTCTGCGGCTCGCAACTGGTCGCCGAGCGCGCCGGCCAGCCCCATGTCATCGTGCGCGTCGCCACCCTCGACCAGGACCCCGGCGCGCGGCCGGCCCAGCATATCTGGACCGACCACGACCGCCCCTGGCTGGCCACCGACGAGCTGCCCCGCTACCCCGAGTGGCAGCCGGGCCGCTGA
- a CDS encoding EamA family transporter yields the protein METPVFLAVMAAAALHAGWNALLKIGLDRFLTVCLIQIAAGAVALCALPFVALPQAAAWPWIALSALLHVGYNVFLSRAYQYGDLGQVYPLSRGSSPLIVALLSLPLLADSLPQGQWLGLLVLVAGIWLMALRGHHPTAGLSAPMLFSALMTAGFIAGYTLSDAIGARNNQDALSYSMWLFAVNGLVMLGVVATSRGPDAFLRLGPHWRGGLAGGALSLAAYSIVIWAMTQAPVALVSALRESSVLFALLIGSLWLKEALPPIRLLACGLILAGVLVMKLA from the coding sequence TTGGAAACCCCCGTATTTCTCGCCGTGATGGCCGCCGCCGCGCTGCACGCCGGCTGGAACGCCCTGCTCAAGATCGGCCTCGACCGTTTCCTCACGGTCTGCCTGATCCAGATCGCCGCCGGTGCCGTGGCACTCTGTGCCCTGCCCTTCGTGGCCTTGCCCCAGGCGGCGGCCTGGCCCTGGATCGCCCTGTCGGCCCTGCTGCATGTCGGCTACAACGTGTTCCTGTCGCGTGCCTACCAGTACGGCGACCTGGGCCAGGTCTACCCCCTGTCCCGCGGCAGTTCGCCGCTGATCGTCGCCTTGCTGTCGCTGCCGCTCTTGGCCGACAGCCTGCCCCAGGGCCAATGGCTCGGCCTGCTGGTGCTGGTCGCGGGCATCTGGCTGATGGCCCTGCGCGGCCACCACCCTACGGCTGGACTCAGTGCGCCGATGCTGTTCAGCGCCCTGATGACCGCCGGCTTCATCGCCGGCTACACGCTGTCCGATGCCATCGGCGCGCGCAACAACCAGGACGCGCTGTCCTACTCGATGTGGCTGTTCGCGGTAAACGGGCTGGTCATGCTCGGCGTGGTCGCAACGAGCCGCGGCCCCGACGCCTTCCTGCGCCTGGGGCCGCACTGGCGCGGCGGCCTGGCCGGCGGCGCCCTGTCGCTGGCGGCCTACAGCATCGTCATCTGGGCCATGACCCAGGCGCCGGTGGCGCTGGTCTCGGCGTTGCGCGAGTCCAGCGTGCTGTTCGCCCTGCTGATCGGCAGCCTGTGGCTCAAGGAAGCCCTGCCCCCCATCCGCCTGCTCGCCTGCGGTCTGATCCTCGCCGGCGTGCTGGTGATGAAGCTGGCCTGA
- a CDS encoding ABC transporter permease, translated as MSRADTAPASLYHRLVVWLLFLILLLPLAATLLYSLSTSWGATVLPDGLTFKWYLALWSDARFLAAFGQSLLVCVAALLLAVLLILPLLFVVHYHFPKLDGLMNILILLPFAVPPVVSSVGLLQVYGSGPLAMVGTPWILIGCYFTIALPFMYRAITNNLQAINLRDLMDAAQLLGASTWQAAFLVVLPNLRKGLMVSLFLSFSFLFGEFVFANLLVGTRYETLQVYLNNMRNSSGHFNSALVISYFFFVLLFTWVANRLNKDKS; from the coding sequence ATGTCGCGCGCTGACACCGCCCCCGCCAGCCTCTACCACCGCCTGGTGGTCTGGCTGCTGTTCCTGATCCTGTTGCTGCCGCTGGCCGCCACCCTGCTCTATTCGCTGTCCACCAGCTGGGGCGCCACCGTGCTGCCGGACGGCCTGACCTTCAAGTGGTACCTGGCGCTGTGGAGCGATGCGCGCTTTCTCGCCGCCTTCGGCCAGTCGCTGCTGGTGTGCGTCGCTGCCCTGCTGCTGGCGGTGCTGCTGATCCTGCCGCTGCTGTTCGTGGTCCACTACCACTTCCCCAAGCTGGACGGGCTGATGAACATCCTCATCCTGCTGCCCTTCGCCGTACCGCCGGTGGTGTCCTCGGTGGGCCTGCTGCAGGTCTACGGCTCCGGGCCGCTGGCCATGGTCGGCACGCCCTGGATCCTGATCGGCTGCTACTTCACCATCGCCCTGCCGTTCATGTACCGGGCCATCACCAACAACCTGCAGGCGATCAACCTGCGCGACCTGATGGACGCCGCCCAGCTGCTCGGCGCCAGCACCTGGCAGGCGGCCTTCCTGGTGGTGCTGCCGAACCTGCGCAAGGGCCTGATGGTCTCGCTGTTCCTGTCCTTCAGCTTCCTGTTCGGCGAGTTCGTGTTCGCCAACCTGCTGGTCGGCACCCGTTACGAGACCCTGCAGGTGTACCTGAACAACATGCGCAACAGCAGCGGCCACTTCAACAGCGCCCTGGTGATCTCCTATTTCTTCTTCGTGCTGCTGTTCACCTGGGTCGCCAACCGTCTGAACAAGGACAAGTCATGA
- a CDS encoding ABC transporter permease, giving the protein MTSRIESSGEIAATRPAVTPQPRAAFHRRSRWLAALCLLPFALFFIAFQVAPLVWVAVHSLSVGDGWGLDHFEKIFASRFYLQAIKHSLQIAFWSSLIGIAIAILGSYSLRQVDSRLRDFVIAFSNMTSNFAGVPLAFAFIILLGFNGALTILLKQIGVIEDFNLYSKTGLIVLYSYFQIPLGVLLLYPAFDALREDWRESAALLGAGTWAYWRHIGLPVLTPALLGTFVILLANALGAYATVYYLTTGNFNVLPIRIAGLVSGDISLNPDLASALAMVLVGLMAVITLAHQLLLKRSYHVAR; this is encoded by the coding sequence ATGACTAGCCGAATCGAATCCAGCGGCGAAATCGCCGCCACCCGGCCGGCCGTGACGCCGCAGCCTCGCGCCGCCTTCCACAGGCGCAGCAGGTGGCTGGCGGCGCTGTGCCTGCTGCCCTTCGCGCTGTTCTTCATCGCCTTCCAGGTCGCCCCGCTGGTCTGGGTCGCGGTGCACAGCCTGAGCGTCGGCGACGGCTGGGGGCTGGACCACTTCGAGAAGATCTTCGCCTCCAGGTTCTACCTGCAGGCGATCAAGCACAGCCTGCAGATCGCCTTCTGGTCGAGCCTGATCGGCATCGCCATCGCCATCCTCGGCAGCTATTCGCTGCGCCAGGTGGACTCGAGGCTGCGCGACTTCGTCATCGCCTTCTCCAACATGACCAGCAACTTCGCCGGGGTGCCGCTGGCCTTCGCCTTCATCATCCTGCTCGGCTTCAACGGCGCCCTGACCATCCTGCTCAAGCAGATCGGGGTGATCGAGGACTTCAACCTCTACTCCAAGACCGGCCTGATCGTGCTCTACAGCTACTTCCAGATCCCCCTCGGCGTGCTGCTGCTCTATCCGGCCTTCGACGCCCTGCGCGAGGACTGGCGCGAGTCGGCGGCACTGCTCGGCGCCGGCACCTGGGCCTACTGGCGGCACATCGGCCTGCCGGTGCTGACCCCGGCGCTGCTCGGCACCTTCGTCATCCTCCTGGCCAACGCCCTGGGCGCCTACGCCACGGTGTACTACCTGACCACCGGCAACTTCAACGTGCTGCCGATCCGCATCGCCGGCCTGGTCTCCGGGGACATCTCGCTCAACCCGGACCTGGCCAGCGCCCTGGCCATGGTGCTGGTCGGCCTGATGGCGGTGATCACCCTGGCCCACCAGCTGCTGCTGAAGAGGAGCTACCATGTCGCGCGCTGA
- a CDS encoding M18 family aminopeptidase, whose translation MREEFNQGLIDFLKASPTPFHATAALAQRLQAAGFRHLDERAPWHTEAGGRYYVTRNDSSIIAFKLGQRSPVEGGLRLVGAHTDSPCLRVKPHPELQRQGFFQLGVEVYGGALFAPWFDRDLSLAGRVTFRESGKVQSQLIDFQTPIAVIPNLAIHLNREANQGWAINAQTELPPILAQLTGSEAADFRALLADQLASEHGLSADAVLDYELSFYDTQAAAVIGLNRDFIAGARLDNLLSCYAGLQALLAAPDAESCVLVCNDHEEVGSTSACGADGPMLEQVLRRVLPDGDAFVRCIQRSLLVSADNAHALHPNYPDKHDENHGPKLNAGPVIKINSNQRYATNSETAGFFRHLCLENEVPVQSFVTRSDMGCGSTIGPLTAGHLGVRTVDIGLPTFAMHSIRELAGSHDLAHLVKVLTAFYTSPELP comes from the coding sequence ATGCGCGAAGAATTCAACCAAGGCCTGATCGACTTCCTCAAGGCCTCGCCGACCCCCTTCCATGCCACCGCCGCCCTCGCCCAGCGCCTGCAGGCCGCCGGCTTCCGTCATCTGGACGAGCGCGCGCCCTGGCACACCGAGGCCGGCGGCCGCTATTACGTGACCCGCAACGATTCCTCGATCATCGCCTTCAAGCTCGGCCAGCGCTCGCCCGTCGAGGGCGGCCTGCGCCTGGTCGGCGCCCACACCGACAGCCCCTGCCTGCGGGTCAAGCCGCACCCGGAGCTGCAGCGCCAGGGCTTCTTCCAGCTCGGCGTGGAGGTCTACGGCGGCGCCCTGTTCGCCCCCTGGTTCGACCGCGACCTGTCCCTGGCCGGTCGCGTGACCTTCCGCGAGAGCGGCAAGGTGCAGAGCCAGCTGATCGACTTCCAGACGCCGATCGCGGTTATCCCCAACCTGGCCATCCACCTCAACCGCGAGGCCAACCAGGGCTGGGCGATCAACGCGCAGACCGAACTGCCGCCGATCCTGGCCCAGCTCACCGGCAGCGAGGCGGCGGACTTCCGCGCCCTACTGGCCGACCAGTTGGCCAGCGAACACGGCCTGAGCGCCGATGCGGTGCTGGATTACGAGCTGAGCTTCTACGACACCCAGGCCGCCGCGGTGATCGGCCTCAATCGCGACTTCATCGCCGGCGCTCGGCTGGACAACCTGCTGTCCTGCTATGCCGGCCTGCAGGCGCTGCTGGCCGCCCCGGACGCCGAGAGCTGCGTGCTGGTGTGCAACGACCACGAGGAAGTCGGTTCCACCTCGGCCTGCGGCGCCGACGGCCCCATGCTCGAGCAGGTGCTGCGCCGCGTGCTGCCGGACGGCGACGCCTTCGTGCGTTGCATCCAGCGCTCGCTGCTGGTGTCCGCCGACAACGCCCACGCGCTGCACCCCAACTACCCGGACAAGCACGACGAGAACCACGGCCCCAAGCTCAACGCCGGCCCGGTGATCAAGATCAACAGCAACCAGCGTTACGCCACCAACAGCGAAACCGCCGGTTTCTTCCGTCATCTGTGCCTGGAGAACGAGGTGCCGGTGCAGAGCTTCGTCACCCGCAGCGACATGGGCTGCGGCTCGACCATCGGCCCGCTCACCGCCGGCCATCTGGGCGTGCGCACCGTGGACATCGGCCTGCCGACCTTCGCCATGCACTCGATCCGCGAGCTGGCCGGCAGCCATGACCTGGCGCACCTGGTCAAGGTGCTGACGGCCTTCTACACCAGCCCGGAGCTGCCCTGA
- a CDS encoding UTRA domain-containing protein — protein sequence MREAAPRAVTTICRALQEQIEHGLLACGSKLPAERKLSELFDTTRITLREALGQLEAQGLVYREERRGWFVSPPRLTYNPLVRSHFHAMVGEQGRVPATEVLSARLIPANAEICQLLELPALSSVYQIRRARRIDGRLVLYVEHYLNPSYFPGVLDFDLTRSLTELYAREYGIHYGRVRFDMMPTALHHEAATALRVALGSPALRIVRVNRDQHGRLIDCDLEFWRHDALHVSVEVPE from the coding sequence ATGCGCGAAGCAGCGCCGCGTGCCGTCACCACCATCTGCCGTGCCTTGCAGGAACAGATCGAACACGGCCTGTTGGCCTGCGGCAGCAAGCTGCCGGCCGAGCGCAAGCTCAGCGAGCTGTTCGACACCACGCGCATTACCCTGCGCGAGGCCCTGGGGCAGCTGGAGGCCCAGGGGCTGGTCTATCGCGAGGAGCGCCGCGGCTGGTTCGTGTCGCCGCCGCGGCTGACCTACAACCCCTTGGTGCGTAGCCATTTCCACGCCATGGTCGGCGAACAGGGGCGGGTGCCGGCGACCGAGGTGCTCAGTGCGCGGCTGATACCGGCCAATGCGGAGATCTGTCAGTTACTGGAGTTGCCGGCGCTGTCCAGCGTCTACCAGATCCGCCGGGCGCGGCGCATCGATGGGCGCCTGGTGCTCTATGTCGAGCACTACCTCAATCCGAGCTACTTCCCCGGCGTGCTGGATTTCGACCTGACTCGCTCGTTGACCGAGTTGTATGCCCGCGAATACGGCATTCACTATGGCCGGGTCCGGTTCGACATGATGCCCACCGCGCTGCATCACGAGGCCGCCACGGCCCTCAGGGTGGCGCTGGGCAGTCCGGCGCTGCGCATCGTGCGGGTCAATCGCGATCAGCACGGCCGGCTGATCGACTGCGATCTGGAGTTCTGGCGCCACGACGCCCTGCATGTGAGCGTCGAGGTGCCGGAGTGA
- a CDS encoding MFS transporter — MSTSPVSAHLQRGTGAYRRATLALFCAGFATFAMLYCVQPLLPQLAAEFSVSAAASSLALSLATLSLAACLLVSGALAESWGRKPVMAAALALASVLGIGCALVESWDYLLLLRALLGLALSGLPALAMAYVGEEFDPEALPAAMGLYIGGTALGGLLGRLLAGVLSDLGGWQLALGGIAGLGLLALALFLWLLPPSRHFQAHPLSLRGLLGNFARHLGNAELRGLFLLAFLLMGGFVALFNYMGFRLAAAPFNLSPTAIGLLFGVYLLGIFSAGWAGRLVPRFGARQVLQGGIGIMLVGVALCATSWLAAAVVGLALFTLGFFAAHAVASGQVGQRARGAKAQASALYLGAYYLGSSLIGYGAGFVWEHAGWLPLLAVLAGLFLLAAWRARRL; from the coding sequence ATGTCGACCTCTCCTGTCAGCGCGCATCTGCAACGCGGTACCGGCGCCTATCGGCGCGCCACCCTGGCGCTGTTCTGTGCCGGGTTTGCCACCTTCGCCATGCTCTACTGCGTGCAGCCGTTGTTGCCGCAGCTGGCCGCCGAGTTCTCGGTGTCGGCCGCCGCCAGCAGCCTGGCCCTGTCCCTGGCGACCCTGAGCCTGGCGGCGTGTCTGCTGGTGTCCGGGGCCCTGGCCGAGAGCTGGGGGCGCAAGCCGGTGATGGCCGCCGCCCTGGCCCTGGCCAGCGTACTGGGCATCGGCTGCGCCTTGGTCGAGAGCTGGGACTACCTGCTGCTGCTGCGGGCACTGCTGGGCCTGGCCCTGAGCGGTCTGCCGGCCCTGGCCATGGCCTATGTCGGCGAGGAGTTCGATCCCGAGGCGTTGCCGGCGGCGATGGGCCTGTATATCGGTGGCACGGCACTGGGCGGTCTGCTCGGGCGTCTGCTCGCCGGGGTGCTCAGCGACCTCGGCGGCTGGCAGCTGGCGCTGGGCGGTATCGCCGGGCTGGGGCTGCTGGCCCTGGCGTTGTTCCTCTGGCTGCTGCCGCCTTCCCGGCATTTCCAGGCCCATCCGTTGTCGCTGCGCGGGCTGCTGGGCAACTTCGCCCGGCACCTGGGCAACGCCGAGTTGCGTGGCCTGTTCCTGCTGGCGTTCCTGCTGATGGGCGGCTTCGTCGCGCTGTTCAACTACATGGGCTTCCGCCTGGCGGCGGCGCCGTTCAACCTGTCGCCGACCGCCATCGGCCTGCTGTTCGGCGTTTACCTGCTGGGCATCTTCAGCGCCGGCTGGGCCGGACGCCTGGTGCCGCGCTTCGGCGCCCGCCAGGTGCTGCAGGGGGGCATCGGCATCATGCTGGTCGGCGTGGCCCTGTGTGCCACGTCCTGGCTGGCGGCTGCTGTGGTCGGTTTGGCGCTGTTTACCCTGGGCTTCTTCGCCGCCCATGCGGTGGCCAGCGGTCAGGTCGGCCAGCGCGCCCGGGGCGCCAAGGCCCAGGCCTCGGCGCTGTACCTGGGGGCCTACTACCTGGGTTCCAGCCTGATCGGCTACGGCGCCGGATTCGTCTGGGAGCATGCCGGCTGGCTGCCGTTGCTGGCGGTGTTGGCCGGCCTATTCCTGTTGGCTGCCTGGCGCGCCCGGCGCTTGTAA
- a CDS encoding helix-turn-helix transcriptional regulator, translating into MSLPCLVWADLRNDPLEPSPVDALQAYFRLRHVVGPADTVRGIEQSAPLLACFEYDYPNLSGLKALRATKQAHPSLPILMLTVHHSEALAVWAFRTRVWDYLVKPFSAKELWWRLERLLDVLPAGQEGGRAIAMPVPLIPPEARIGRPDAAERMTQYALTYVQRHYGEMLRLQDVARCCHMSVYAFSRSFKRTYGLTFREYLCRYRLKRALELLQHSNASISEVACAAGFRNASHFSRLFHQRIGITPSQYRGDLPSARPCPDNA; encoded by the coding sequence ATGAGTTTGCCGTGCCTGGTGTGGGCCGACCTGCGCAACGACCCCCTTGAGCCCAGCCCGGTTGACGCCCTGCAGGCGTATTTCCGACTGCGGCACGTGGTTGGCCCGGCAGACACCGTGCGGGGCATCGAGCAGAGCGCGCCACTGCTGGCCTGCTTCGAGTACGACTACCCCAACCTGAGTGGCCTCAAGGCGCTGCGGGCGACCAAGCAGGCCCATCCCTCGCTGCCGATTCTGATGCTCACCGTCCATCATTCGGAGGCATTGGCCGTGTGGGCGTTCCGCACCCGAGTCTGGGACTATCTGGTCAAGCCGTTCTCGGCCAAGGAGCTGTGGTGGCGTCTCGAGCGGTTGCTGGACGTTTTGCCGGCGGGCCAGGAGGGTGGCCGAGCAATCGCCATGCCCGTGCCCCTGATTCCCCCGGAGGCCCGCATCGGCAGGCCCGACGCCGCCGAGCGGATGACTCAATACGCCCTGACCTATGTCCAGCGCCACTACGGCGAGATGCTGCGGCTGCAGGACGTCGCCCGCTGCTGCCACATGAGCGTCTACGCGTTCAGCCGCAGCTTCAAGCGCACCTATGGCCTGACCTTCCGCGAATACCTCTGCCGGTATCGGCTGAAACGCGCCCTGGAGCTGCTGCAGCATTCGAACGCCAGCATCTCCGAGGTGGCCTGTGCCGCTGGTTTCCGCAACGCCTCCCACTTCTCCCGACTGTTTCACCAGCGCATCGGGATCACGCCGTCCCAGTATCGGGGCGATCTGCCCAGCGCCCGGCCCTGTCCAGATAACGCATAG
- a CDS encoding alkaline phosphatase family protein — translation MKHNVILVVLDGLNYQVARHALGHLQAYCDAGRAALYRLDCELPSLSRPLYECILTGVPPIASGVVHNDVVRLSNQRSIFHYARAAGLTTAAAAYHWVSELYNRAPFEAVRDRHTDDADLPIQYGHFYYADHYPDSHLLADAEHLRLRHKPNFLLVHPMNIDDAGHKHGLDSPQYRNSARRADIILADYLQAWLEAGYQVLVTADHGMNTDRSHNGLLPEEREVPLFVLGSAFSLDAAVRPRQTELCGTVCELLGVEHDKPVCRELLK, via the coding sequence ATGAAACACAACGTCATCCTGGTCGTACTGGATGGCCTGAATTACCAGGTGGCCCGGCATGCGCTGGGTCACCTGCAGGCCTATTGCGACGCCGGCCGCGCCGCGCTGTACCGGCTCGACTGCGAACTGCCGTCGCTGTCGCGTCCACTCTACGAGTGCATCCTCACCGGCGTGCCGCCCATCGCCAGCGGCGTGGTGCACAACGATGTGGTGCGCCTGTCCAACCAGCGCAGCATCTTCCACTATGCCCGTGCCGCCGGCCTGACCACCGCCGCCGCGGCCTATCACTGGGTCAGCGAACTGTACAACCGCGCGCCCTTCGAGGCGGTGCGCGACCGTCATACCGACGACGCCGACCTGCCGATCCAGTACGGCCACTTCTACTACGCCGACCACTACCCGGACTCGCACCTGCTGGCCGACGCCGAGCACCTGCGTCTGCGCCATAAGCCGAATTTCCTGCTGGTGCACCCGATGAACATCGACGACGCCGGCCACAAGCACGGCCTCGACAGCCCGCAGTACCGCAACAGCGCCCGCCGCGCCGACATCATCCTGGCCGACTACCTGCAAGCCTGGCTGGAGGCCGGCTACCAGGTGCTGGTCACCGCCGACCACGGCATGAACACCGACCGCTCGCACAACGGCCTGCTGCCCGAGGAACGGGAAGTGCCGCTGTTCGTCCTGGGCAGCGCCTTCAGCCTGGACGCCGCGGTCCGCCCCAGGCAGACCGAGCTGTGCGGCACCGTCTGCGAACTGCTCGGCGTGGAGCACGACAAGCCCGTCTGCCGGGAGCTGCTCAAATGA
- a CDS encoding ABC transporter substrate-binding protein: MKQLLLASLMGSAIALATQAMATTTDLQALEQAARAEGAVNSVGMPDSWANWKDTWTDLNKLYGLQHLDTDMSSAQEIAKFAAEKDNATADIGDVGAAFGPIAVQQGVTQAYKPSTWEQIPDWAKDADGHWMLAYTGSIAFIVNKNLVKDIPTSWADLQQGQYKVAIGDVSAAAQAVNGVLAAAIAGGGDEKNIQPGLDFFAKLAEQGRLSLSNPTIQTLEKGEVEVGVVWDFNGLSYRDQIDPSRFEVLIPSDGSVISGYSTIINKYAKHPNAAKLAREYILSDAGQINLAKGNARPIRADHLSLPAEVQAKLLPNAQYAKVRPIMDAAAWEATSKALPQLWQEHVIINME; the protein is encoded by the coding sequence ATGAAACAACTGCTGCTGGCTTCACTGATGGGCTCGGCCATCGCCCTGGCCACCCAGGCCATGGCCACCACCACCGACCTCCAGGCATTGGAACAGGCCGCGCGCGCCGAAGGCGCGGTGAACAGCGTGGGCATGCCCGACAGCTGGGCCAACTGGAAGGACACCTGGACGGACCTGAACAAGCTCTATGGCCTCCAGCACCTGGACACCGACATGAGCTCGGCCCAGGAAATCGCCAAGTTCGCCGCCGAGAAGGACAACGCCACCGCCGATATCGGCGACGTCGGCGCCGCCTTCGGTCCCATCGCCGTGCAGCAGGGCGTGACCCAGGCGTACAAGCCGAGCACCTGGGAGCAGATCCCGGACTGGGCCAAGGATGCCGACGGCCACTGGATGCTGGCCTATACCGGCTCCATCGCCTTTATCGTCAATAAGAACCTGGTCAAGGACATCCCCACCTCCTGGGCCGACCTCCAGCAGGGCCAGTACAAGGTCGCCATCGGCGACGTCAGCGCCGCCGCCCAGGCGGTCAACGGCGTGCTGGCCGCGGCCATCGCCGGCGGCGGCGACGAGAAGAACATCCAGCCGGGCCTGGACTTCTTCGCCAAACTGGCCGAACAGGGCCGCCTGTCGCTGTCCAACCCGACCATCCAGACCCTGGAGAAGGGCGAGGTGGAAGTCGGCGTGGTGTGGGACTTCAATGGCCTGTCCTACCGCGACCAGATCGACCCGAGCCGCTTCGAGGTGCTGATCCCCTCCGACGGCTCGGTGATCTCCGGCTACAGCACCATCATCAACAAGTACGCCAAGCACCCCAACGCCGCCAAGCTGGCCCGCGAATACATCCTCTCCGATGCCGGGCAGATCAACCTGGCCAAGGGCAATGCCCGGCCGATCCGCGCCGATCACCTGAGCCTGCCGGCCGAGGTGCAGGCCAAGCTGCTGCCCAACGCCCAGTACGCCAAGGTGCGACCGATCATGGACGCCGCCGCCTGGGAAGCCACCTCCAAGGCCCTGCCGCAACTGTGGCAGGAGCATGTGATCATCAATATGGAATGA
- a CDS encoding AraC family transcriptional regulator: MRERTIACHFVRAALRGAARQGQDCHALLRQAGIQTALLDEPRARVAPEQFARLLQLLWEQLDDEYLGFGRLRSRRGTFAMMCHAIIHCRSLGKALARGALFYGLFPEAPGIRLEREGDWVRLSVDDSRLWDPEHFLVESLLVIWHRLGSWLIGQRIRLEETSFAYAEPAHAGEYQLLFPGRRRFGAASSGLLFHARYLAMPLLQDARTLKQFLEHSPADLLARPDGGDSLSGQIRRLLGRDGARWADLEGIAQQLHMSPQTLRRHLREEGSSFQLLKDQLRRDLAIYQLGRDELSIQQIAEQLGFSEPSAFHRAFKKWTGLTPGAYRAQEH, translated from the coding sequence ATGCGCGAACGCACCATCGCCTGCCACTTCGTCCGCGCCGCCCTGCGGGGTGCCGCACGTCAAGGCCAGGACTGCCACGCCCTGCTGCGCCAGGCCGGCATCCAAACGGCGCTGCTCGACGAGCCGCGGGCGCGCGTCGCACCCGAGCAGTTCGCCCGGCTGCTGCAGCTGCTCTGGGAGCAGCTGGACGACGAATACCTGGGCTTCGGCCGCCTGCGCAGCAGACGCGGCACCTTCGCCATGATGTGCCACGCGATCATCCACTGCCGCAGCCTGGGCAAGGCCCTGGCGCGTGGCGCGCTGTTCTACGGCCTGTTCCCCGAGGCCCCGGGCATCCGCCTCGAACGCGAAGGGGATTGGGTACGCCTGAGCGTGGACGACTCCCGCCTGTGGGACCCGGAACATTTTCTGGTCGAGAGCCTGCTGGTGATCTGGCATCGCCTCGGCAGCTGGCTGATCGGCCAGCGCATCCGCCTGGAAGAGACCAGCTTCGCCTACGCCGAACCGGCCCACGCCGGCGAATACCAGCTGCTGTTTCCCGGCCGCCGACGCTTCGGCGCCGCCAGCAGCGGCCTGCTGTTCCATGCCCGCTACCTGGCGATGCCGCTGCTGCAGGACGCGCGCACACTCAAGCAGTTCCTCGAACACTCGCCGGCCGATCTGCTGGCTCGCCCCGATGGCGGCGACAGCCTGAGCGGGCAGATCCGCCGCCTGCTCGGCCGCGATGGCGCCCGCTGGGCCGACCTGGAAGGCATCGCCCAGCAGTTGCACATGAGCCCGCAGACCCTGCGCCGCCACCTGCGCGAGGAGGGTTCCAGCTTCCAGCTGCTCAAGGACCAGCTACGCCGTGACCTGGCAATCTACCAGCTGGGCCGCGACGAACTGTCGATCCAGCAGATCGCCGAGCAGCTCGGCTTCTCCGAGCCCTCGGCCTTTCACCGCGCATTCAAGAAGTGGACCGGGCTGACCCCCGGCGCCTACCGCGCCCAGGAGCACTAG
- a CDS encoding 4'-phosphopantetheinyl transferase family protein — MSETYLPSCCSPLHDHWPLPQALPGVQLLSTRFTAERLAAEDFGRCGIAPVPGVAKRQTEFLAGRLCAREALLRLTGQAQVPPIGADRAPQWPAGVVGSITHGNGWAAALVARRSAWRGLGLDVEQPLAIARAERLAAEILTPDELRRLQPLSAAQRAWRVSLTFSLKESLFKALYPQVLRRFYFQDAELLSCGEDGQARLRLLIDLDREWTAGRELQGQFGEFQGQLLSLVAIPA; from the coding sequence ATGAGCGAAACCTACCTGCCCTCCTGTTGCTCCCCGCTCCACGACCACTGGCCGCTGCCCCAGGCGCTGCCCGGCGTGCAGCTGCTCAGCACCCGTTTCACGGCCGAGCGGCTGGCGGCCGAGGACTTCGGCCGCTGCGGCATCGCCCCGGTGCCAGGAGTCGCCAAGCGCCAGACGGAGTTTCTCGCCGGTCGCCTGTGTGCCCGCGAGGCCCTGTTGCGCCTGACCGGCCAGGCCCAGGTGCCGCCTATAGGGGCCGACCGGGCGCCGCAATGGCCGGCTGGCGTGGTCGGTTCCATCACCCACGGCAATGGCTGGGCCGCCGCCCTGGTGGCCAGGCGTAGCGCCTGGCGCGGCCTGGGCCTGGATGTCGAACAGCCCCTGGCAATCGCCCGCGCCGAGCGCCTGGCCGCGGAGATCCTCACCCCGGACGAGCTGCGCCGCCTGCAGCCGCTGTCCGCCGCGCAGCGCGCCTGGCGCGTCAGCCTGACCTTCTCGCTCAAGGAAAGCCTGTTCAAGGCGCTCTATCCCCAGGTGCTGCGCCGCTTCTACTTTCAGGATGCCGAACTGCTGAGCTGTGGCGAGGACGGCCAGGCGCGGCTGCGCTTGCTGATCGACCTGGATCGCGAATGGACCGCCGGCCGCGAACTGCAGGGTCAGTTCGGCGAGTTCCAAGGACAACTGCTCAGCCTCGTCGCCATCCCCGCCTGA